A part of Rhodohalobacter barkolensis genomic DNA contains:
- a CDS encoding ABC transporter substrate-binding protein — MKKPITNSLLLLIPLIILFYGCGSSDTITVVEQNPESASGESSESTDQPNGDDFTQLRVGILEPVTNFDPLYAENLSTLRVVSLIYDGLFKLDSDGNPEPALINDYTVSDDGTQYEFKLNRDLYFHDSTVFGAGVGRRIHAEDVRWVFERTAKVDVPPTASQLLMNIVGYDNYFTEQRTVFDSSKRVLDGISGIEVIDAETIRFTLKNPDEDFLKKLGSPYLSIYPSEALQNRDDDLRTSPVGTGAYILNSQNENEIVLTRNPSPRFTDRQVDYPVNRIDFIYQSSESDAFQQFARKNIDWVPELGPQIKTQVTDSSQNLVSSYQDQFELVQNSATRFTMIYLNESSERDLDYVKYRLAQLEQDQLTSPGEISFEEPEIPTEYEPESVPSELYVTFTENPFATMLFTDINNSVFRPDVSLSFLDIRIPTAESVLFSRSVDSFHYPYFNTDNDQGQWLTAESVIIGIYHSYIDGIEPTAVPWQLPLRGLEIDQAERDAS; from the coding sequence ATGAAAAAACCGATTACCAACTCACTTCTCCTCCTGATCCCTTTAATCATTCTATTTTATGGATGTGGCTCATCAGATACCATTACGGTAGTAGAACAAAATCCGGAATCTGCCTCAGGCGAATCTTCCGAAAGCACCGATCAGCCGAATGGTGATGACTTTACGCAATTGCGGGTTGGCATCCTTGAACCAGTCACGAATTTTGATCCGCTCTACGCAGAGAATCTCAGCACACTGCGAGTAGTTTCCCTGATATATGATGGCCTCTTTAAATTGGACAGTGACGGCAACCCCGAACCTGCACTCATTAATGACTACACAGTTTCTGATGATGGCACACAGTACGAGTTTAAATTAAACCGGGATCTTTACTTTCACGACAGTACTGTTTTCGGGGCAGGTGTTGGCCGGAGAATTCACGCAGAGGATGTCCGGTGGGTATTCGAGCGTACCGCCAAAGTTGATGTTCCTCCCACAGCTTCTCAGCTTTTGATGAATATTGTAGGCTACGACAACTATTTTACTGAGCAGCGAACAGTTTTTGATTCCTCCAAACGGGTACTCGATGGGATATCCGGAATTGAAGTTATCGATGCTGAAACGATTCGATTCACCTTAAAAAACCCGGATGAGGATTTTCTCAAGAAATTGGGCTCTCCATATCTTTCCATTTATCCAAGTGAAGCTTTGCAGAATAGGGATGATGATTTACGTACAAGTCCTGTGGGAACCGGTGCTTATATTCTTAATTCACAAAATGAAAATGAGATTGTGCTCACCCGTAATCCTTCCCCAAGATTTACCGACAGGCAAGTAGACTACCCGGTAAATCGCATCGATTTTATTTACCAGTCCAGCGAATCCGATGCTTTTCAGCAGTTTGCACGGAAAAACATCGATTGGGTACCGGAACTGGGTCCGCAGATTAAAACACAGGTAACCGACAGTAGCCAAAATCTTGTTTCATCTTATCAGGATCAATTTGAGCTGGTTCAAAATTCTGCAACCCGTTTTACCATGATCTATCTAAATGAAAGCAGTGAGCGTGATCTTGACTATGTCAAATACCGGTTGGCGCAGTTGGAGCAAGATCAACTAACATCACCGGGAGAAATCTCTTTCGAAGAGCCGGAAATTCCAACAGAATATGAGCCCGAATCTGTACCATCCGAACTTTACGTTACCTTTACGGAAAATCCATTCGCCACAATGCTCTTTACAGATATCAATAACTCTGTCTTTAGGCCGGATGTATCACTTTCGTTTCTTGACATACGAATCCCAACTGCTGAGTCTGTACTTTTTAGTCGTTCCGTAGATTCGTTTCACTATCCATACTTCAACACCGACAATGATCAAGGCCAATGGCTCACTGCAGAATCGGTCATTATCGGTATTTATCACAGCTACATTGACGGCATTGAGCCGACGGCTGTTCCATGGCAGTTGCCTTTACGAGGACTTGAAATTGATCAGGCTGAAAGGGACGCCTCATGA
- a CDS encoding D-alanine--D-alanine ligase family protein, which produces MEKNLVVAFGGASPEHEVSVLTAMQAISALENTPYQIIPLYIAKNGMWFTGDYLLDLKHYEDLGKITDNATPCHITHNELGQAVLEKKKSGIFSKNEHTVIYAVLTAFHGSAGENGSFQGVCETYNIPYTGSGVMGSSVGMDKVTAKALCRSAGIPVVDGIDFFENEWVDDQAGILDKIEKLSYPVIIKPVHLGSSIGVEVVKDRDALIEAVETAFRYDDHILVEKAISPLTEINCSVVGTPQSPKASVCERPMGTEELLSFKDKYMRDDASKGMASADRVIPADISESLTTSIQETSAEVFKLFNCSGLARLDFLVESGTETYFFNEINTIPGSFSFYLWKESGISFDKLLLELIDIAVSTHQKKNGRILTYETNLLSQKAVKGIKGLKGNK; this is translated from the coding sequence ATGGAAAAAAACTTAGTTGTAGCATTTGGCGGTGCATCTCCGGAGCATGAAGTATCTGTTTTAACTGCGATGCAGGCCATTTCAGCTCTTGAAAATACTCCCTATCAAATTATACCGCTCTACATTGCAAAAAACGGAATGTGGTTTACCGGAGATTATCTTTTAGACCTGAAGCATTATGAAGACCTTGGAAAGATTACCGACAATGCAACTCCCTGTCACATTACCCATAATGAATTGGGGCAAGCTGTTTTAGAAAAGAAAAAAAGCGGGATATTCTCAAAAAATGAGCATACCGTTATTTATGCTGTATTGACCGCTTTTCACGGTTCTGCGGGTGAGAACGGATCATTTCAAGGTGTATGCGAAACATATAACATCCCCTATACCGGCAGTGGGGTTATGGGATCTTCGGTTGGTATGGATAAAGTTACAGCTAAAGCGCTTTGTCGATCGGCCGGAATTCCTGTAGTGGATGGCATTGATTTCTTCGAAAACGAGTGGGTTGACGATCAAGCCGGAATTCTGGATAAGATTGAAAAACTTTCCTATCCCGTCATTATCAAACCGGTCCATCTGGGAAGCAGTATCGGTGTTGAGGTCGTTAAAGACAGAGATGCTTTAATCGAAGCTGTTGAGACCGCATTTCGATATGATGATCATATTTTGGTTGAAAAGGCGATTTCTCCCTTAACTGAAATTAACTGTTCGGTAGTGGGAACACCTCAGTCACCAAAGGCTAGTGTTTGTGAGCGCCCCATGGGAACTGAAGAGCTACTTTCGTTCAAGGATAAATACATGCGTGATGATGCTTCCAAAGGAATGGCATCTGCAGATCGCGTGATTCCCGCAGATATTTCAGAATCTTTGACAACGTCCATTCAGGAAACCTCTGCAGAAGTTTTTAAGTTATTTAACTGCAGCGGATTGGCCAGATTAGACTTTTTGGTCGAATCCGGAACCGAAACCTACTTTTTCAATGAAATCAACACCATTCCCGGATCTTTCTCGTTCTACCTTTGGAAAGAGTCCGGTATATCATTCGATAAACTGCTTTTGGAATTGATTGATATTGCCGTATCAACTCATCAAAAGAAAAATGGCCGAATTCTCACTTACGAAACAAACTTACTAAGCCAAAAAGCTGTTAAGGGGATCAAAGGTCTAAAAGGAAATAAATAG
- a CDS encoding response regulator transcription factor, which produces MSKHKILVIEDEEMTARLITYRLKSLGHEVQHEKDGVKGFQTIKEFRPDLVVLDIMLPGLSGFEILQKLQDDESFDSDSIKVLMLSSKKRAEDVSRGFNLGAMEYVPKPFKMDEFLLRLNRVLNQ; this is translated from the coding sequence ATGTCTAAACATAAAATCCTTGTTATTGAAGATGAGGAGATGACGGCACGGCTGATTACCTACAGGCTCAAATCTTTAGGTCACGAAGTTCAACACGAAAAAGACGGTGTGAAGGGATTTCAAACAATTAAGGAATTCAGACCGGATTTAGTGGTTTTGGATATCATGTTACCGGGGCTTTCCGGATTTGAGATTTTACAAAAACTCCAGGATGATGAAAGTTTTGATTCAGACAGTATAAAAGTGTTGATGCTTTCCAGTAAAAAAAGAGCAGAAGACGTTTCTCGCGGGTTTAACCTTGGAGCGATGGAGTATGTTCCTAAACCGTTCAAAATGGATGAGTTTTTGCTGCGTTTGAACAGGGTTTTAAATCAATAG
- a CDS encoding HEAT repeat domain-containing protein, with protein MLIDFLNTHAERIVLLVVIVLAIFSLMVFIGAIYSRWRLNLREKREKQIRDKLSNLVIRYVSGDLKFEELKSKLSTETDYSILMQLTNELDKALEGEEEKRLKRLLNLPPIRSFFVDRFETNDPLEQAKACLYFSRQSKIKKSILPKLLAHTSSKYPMLAYSACMAVVIHGSADQIEKAIHNLLINEGISDQALNDIFKEFQAQSSEDSKVESQLLMDFIDDKSYSDKRTSLLIRTLGELHFYESAGLLLKEFLNLDESHYSPEIACALIDVLSGFGMDEILEDLHTVYSVSENREVRESAARALGAFTDPVSKPILKWMMLDPDFYVRFYAAKSLSNYPDIQLGELNLPGSDSEDYRELLGEIESSKELGY; from the coding sequence TTGCTGATCGATTTTCTAAATACACATGCCGAGCGAATCGTGCTCTTAGTTGTCATCGTGTTGGCAATTTTTAGTTTAATGGTATTTATCGGGGCCATTTACAGCCGGTGGAGGCTGAATTTGAGGGAAAAAAGAGAGAAACAGATTCGGGATAAGTTGTCTAACCTTGTAATCCGATATGTGTCCGGCGATTTAAAATTTGAAGAGTTGAAGTCAAAGCTTTCTACGGAAACGGACTACAGTATCTTAATGCAGCTTACAAATGAACTGGATAAAGCGCTGGAAGGTGAAGAGGAGAAACGTCTTAAAAGGTTGCTGAATTTACCTCCAATCCGAAGTTTTTTTGTGGATCGGTTCGAAACTAATGACCCACTTGAGCAAGCAAAAGCCTGTCTTTATTTTTCCAGACAGAGTAAGATCAAAAAAAGCATCCTGCCTAAGTTACTGGCTCACACATCGAGTAAGTATCCGATGCTGGCGTATTCAGCCTGTATGGCAGTTGTTATTCACGGATCTGCAGATCAAATTGAGAAGGCTATACATAATTTGTTGATTAATGAGGGGATCTCTGACCAAGCTTTGAATGACATCTTCAAAGAGTTTCAGGCCCAGTCGAGTGAAGACAGTAAAGTAGAATCTCAGCTATTGATGGATTTTATTGATGATAAAAGTTACAGCGATAAACGGACGTCATTATTGATTCGAACCTTGGGGGAGCTCCACTTTTATGAAAGTGCCGGGCTTTTGCTGAAAGAATTTTTAAATCTTGATGAAAGTCATTACTCCCCGGAAATTGCTTGTGCATTGATTGACGTGCTGTCAGGATTTGGGATGGATGAAATTCTTGAAGATCTGCATACGGTCTATTCTGTTTCAGAAAACCGGGAAGTACGGGAGTCAGCGGCCAGGGCTTTGGGAGCTTTTACTGATCCTGTCAGCAAACCGATTTTAAAATGGATGATGCTCGATCCTGATTTTTATGTGCGGTTTTATGCGGCTAAGTCGCTTTCCAACTATCCGGATATTCAGTTGGGTGAATTGAATCTGCCCGGTTCGGACAGTGAGGACTACCGAGAACTTCTGGGAGAGATTGAATCTTCAAAAGAGCTGGGGTATTGA
- a CDS encoding glycosyltransferase family 2 protein: MEILASVLVAINVLIFFYFIFVNFSYITLIIFSYIQTKRSKKESSIFQLSGLFDTRLYKSISILAPAYNEEASIIESTEALLHLEFADYEIIVVNDGSKDSTLEKLIKHFKLKKIDRYVPKSIETEPIKAIYGSHRYPNLFVVDKENGRKADALNAGINVSRKDLICAVDSDTLLEPTVLQQMLMAFVADPKTVAVGGVVRVANGCKFEMGEVSEVKVPKTFIGRIQAVEYLRAFLFGRTGWDYFDSLLIISGAFGVFDRESVIKVGGYLHDTVGEDMELVVRLHRYYRDRNEKYRVRFLPEPVCWTEVPETWTVLGRQRNRWQRGLADTLWRHKKMLFNPKYGRLGFLAMPFFLFVELLSPIIELGGFIILFISLWLGVINVQFALLFLAAAILLGMILSVLSVLMEELTFRRYDRMRDVAILILYAFFENIGYRQIHAWWRLKGLIDFFKGNKSWGEMTRSGTFSR, translated from the coding sequence ATGGAAATATTAGCTTCAGTACTGGTAGCGATTAATGTTCTGATTTTCTTCTACTTCATCTTTGTGAATTTCTCGTATATCACTCTCATTATATTTTCCTACATCCAGACGAAACGATCAAAAAAAGAGAGTTCAATATTTCAACTCAGTGGACTTTTCGACACCCGCCTTTATAAATCGATTAGTATTCTGGCCCCGGCCTATAACGAAGAGGCGTCGATAATTGAATCGACAGAGGCACTGCTGCACCTGGAATTTGCAGACTATGAGATTATCGTTGTGAATGATGGGAGTAAAGACAGTACGTTGGAGAAGCTGATCAAACATTTTAAGCTGAAAAAGATTGACCGGTATGTGCCGAAATCGATTGAGACAGAGCCAATAAAGGCAATATATGGGAGTCATCGTTATCCGAATTTGTTTGTTGTAGACAAGGAAAACGGACGGAAAGCAGACGCGTTGAATGCCGGTATCAATGTTTCACGAAAAGATCTGATCTGTGCGGTGGATTCTGATACTCTTCTTGAACCGACGGTACTTCAGCAGATGTTGATGGCATTTGTAGCCGATCCCAAAACGGTAGCAGTGGGCGGAGTGGTTCGTGTAGCCAACGGTTGCAAATTTGAGATGGGGGAAGTTTCTGAGGTAAAAGTCCCGAAAACGTTTATTGGACGCATTCAGGCCGTGGAGTATCTCCGGGCATTTCTATTTGGCCGCACCGGCTGGGACTACTTTGACAGCCTGTTGATTATCTCCGGAGCATTTGGTGTTTTTGATCGGGAATCTGTGATTAAAGTGGGCGGATACCTGCATGATACGGTTGGTGAGGATATGGAGCTGGTGGTTCGGCTACACCGCTACTACCGGGATCGGAATGAAAAATATCGGGTACGTTTTCTGCCTGAACCGGTCTGCTGGACAGAGGTTCCGGAGACCTGGACGGTTTTGGGAAGGCAGAGAAACCGTTGGCAGCGTGGATTAGCGGATACGTTATGGAGACATAAAAAAATGCTGTTCAATCCTAAATATGGCAGGCTTGGATTCTTAGCGATGCCATTTTTTCTGTTTGTGGAGCTGCTATCCCCAATTATTGAGCTTGGGGGATTTATCATTTTATTTATTTCGCTTTGGCTGGGTGTGATCAACGTGCAGTTTGCTCTTCTTTTCTTAGCCGCTGCAATACTGCTGGGTATGATACTGTCTGTGCTGTCCGTTCTGATGGAGGAACTGACGTTTCGCAGATATGATCGAATGAGGGATGTGGCGATTTTAATTCTGTATGCCTTTTTCGAAAATATAGGCTATCGACAAATCCATGCCTGGTGGAGATTAAAGGGGCTGATTGACTTCTTTAAAGGGAACAAAAGCTGGGGAGAGATGACGCGGAGTGGTACGTTTAGTCGCTGA
- a CDS encoding GxxExxY protein, which yields MDHLKHKELTGRIIGACMRVHSELGNGFPEVIYQRSLAIEFSHSNLEYDREISMALYYQGQNVGSRRVDFLVEDKILLELKAVSEITSVHYAQILNYLKAYQLQIGLLVNFGEESLKFKRFINSKFE from the coding sequence ATGGACCATTTAAAACACAAAGAGTTAACAGGCAGGATCATAGGGGCTTGTATGAGAGTTCATTCAGAACTTGGAAATGGGTTTCCCGAGGTCATATATCAGAGATCACTGGCAATTGAGTTCAGTCATTCAAATCTTGAATACGACCGTGAAATATCCATGGCATTATATTACCAAGGACAAAATGTCGGCTCAAGAAGAGTTGATTTTTTAGTTGAAGATAAAATTCTTCTTGAATTGAAAGCTGTATCTGAAATTACATCAGTCCATTATGCTCAAATATTGAACTATCTAAAGGCATACCAATTACAAATTGGCCTTCTTGTAAACTTTGGTGAAGAAAGCTTAAAGTTTAAAAGGTTTATTAATTCAAAATTTGAGTAA